Sequence from the Thermoanaerobacter uzonensis DSM 18761 genome:
TTTTAAAAAACTGTAACAAATTCTTTAAAAATTTGTCTCAGACTGTTGACAAAGTTTAAAAAGTGGCATTTTGTGTGTAAATGCGACTTGTTGTCAAAGCGGTAACTAAACTTTGCGAACTTGAGAAGCGAAGGCGGAGCGAGCGAAGCGAGCGGCCACCTGAGCCAGAAGGGCGAATTGGCCGGTACCCCGCCGGAGCCCGAAAAGTGAGCCTTAGTTTAGTCGCTTTGCAACTCTGGAGCATTGACACAAAATGCCACTTAAATTAATATGAGTTTTGTCAACAAACTGTAACAAATTCTTTAAAAATTTGTCTTATATTATAAAGAGCTAATTTATCGAAAAGAGTTTTAGAGGTGGTACGATTATGAATGATATTTATGATGAATTGATTAGGTCAATCGAAGAATCAAAACTTTCAGGTGTTGACCCAAATAAAAATAGTTTTAATAAAATACTTGATAAAAGAGAGTTGGATAGGCGAAAAGAAGATTATAAAAGCATAATTTAGTATAGTTGTTATTCTACGATGAGCTGTATTGACATAATGATACGCTTAATCATGTATTCTTCATCGCTTGTTGGCACAAGCTTGTAATAAAGGCTTGTGTGGTTAATACTTAAGAGCTCAGCCTGTATGCTAATACTAAACTTTTTATCACCCCTATCAATCATTTTCATGCGTTCCTCAAGAGATTTAGAATTGGCCGGATTTTTTTAAGCCAGGTATTCTCATATGAAAGCTTCCCTATTTGTTTCAATAATTCCTCATTCTCCTTTTCATATGATTTTTTGACCTTTTCTAACTCAGTCAGTTTCTTTGCCAAACACCTTTGCTGCATTATTGACAAATTCTGCTTTCCAGCGGCAAATCATATTCGGATGTATTTCATATTTAGCAGTAATTTCACTAAGTGTTTTTTCTTTTCGCAATACCTCTAATACAATTTTTCCTTTTTGTTTTGGTTTGAAATTTCTTCTCTTATTTATAACTATATTCTAACTTATTTTCCTCTCTTTGTCTGTATAGTTTTCTGGTATAATTATAGTTTCCCATGACCCCAGTTTGTCTAAAATTGCGGATAAAATAATTAAGTTTCCTATTAATCAAAGAATTTTTTAGAAAGTTAATAATTTTACTTTATGATTAATTTTTAAATTTATAAAGGCAGAGGAGAAAGGTGAGTGGGCATGTAGTTGTCACTAACGGTGTATAATTGACCTAGAAATAACAAGGAGAGGAGGTATTCTCCTCAATTTTTTTAATTTCTAATTGTAAAATATTAGGCGAAAAATGCATTTTCGTTCCCCAAAATGACACTTTCGTTCCAAATTTAACAAATTTTGCTCTAAATATTGTATAATATTAAAAAACGGTTCAATCTTTTTGGGGGTATAAAAAATGAATTTTTTATGTTCACAGGAGGAGCTACTTTCTTCATATAAGAGATGTAGTAAAATAGGTATTGATCCTTCAATAACTGCACCATTAGTGGTACTGAATTCAGAAGATTTGCAAAAGAAAATACATAACAATAAAGAGCTCATAGAAGCTTTTCATATGAGTGTAGAAGAGGATTGGGTAAAAGGAGAATATCTATTTTTACTTACTGACGTTGAAGGATACTTATTAGAAACGAAGTGTAGTATAAAAGAAGAAAGATGTATAAAAGATTCTGGGTTTCGCTTAGGGATATCCTTTGAAGAAGAAAGCTGTGGTACAAATGCAATTTCAATGGCAATGCGATTAAAACGAATAGTTTACATAAGACCCCAAGAACACTACTGTGACATATTCAAAAAATGGCACTGCATTGATTCACCTATAATAGTAGAAGATGGGGAGATAATGGGTTATATTGATATATCAACTATTGATAAAAAGATTGCGGATGAAGTATCAATGGTAATAAAACTGCTAGCTGAGAAAATAGCAAGTGAATATGAAAAGATAGTAAAAGAAAAAGAGCTAAATGAGATAAAGATAAAATTAAATGACAACCAGATAAAAATACTGACATTGGAAGCAAAAGGATATAGAGAATTAGACATAGCAAAAGCTCTTGGGATAGGGGTTATGACTGTGAAATATCACAAAAGAAAAATAGTAGAAAAACTTGAGGTAAAAAATATCAAAGAAGCAGTGGCAAAAGCGATTAAGTTAAACTTGATAGATATGGACTAAAATTTGGGGCTATACTTTAGTATAATTTTTCTGCTTAATTATGTAAACATTAACTGGAAATGTAATAAAAACTATACTAAAATATAGTAGACATTGAGAAAAATGTATATTATAATAACTGTAGAAAAGTTTGGTAGATCAAGAAGGATATAAACAATAATATGGTTTTAGTGGCTTTAATAAAACGTTATGTACCAATCTAATAAGTGTTTAGGTTATTTAACTTAGTGTCAATTTTAATAGAGGTAGAGTCTATGGAAATAAACTCACCAGAGATAATTCCCATATTTTTAAGGATATTGACTGATTTTGAAAGATAGAGGTCAAATAATCATGAGAGTAGTCATGAATAAAAAGGCGGAAAGTCCAATAAGAAGGAAGAGGTTTAAAAATGTTAAAACCACAAAGATGAGAAGTGATAAGATTATTGCGGAGATAATCTAAAAGGTCAGAAATTGTTCCGAATCTTAAAGCTTAATAACAATAAAAGCTCTAAACATTGCACGATGAGAATAACCCTTACGGCCAG
This genomic interval carries:
- a CDS encoding helix-turn-helix domain-containing protein, whose protein sequence is MNFLCSQEELLSSYKRCSKIGIDPSITAPLVVLNSEDLQKKIHNNKELIEAFHMSVEEDWVKGEYLFLLTDVEGYLLETKCSIKEERCIKDSGFRLGISFEEESCGTNAISMAMRLKRIVYIRPQEHYCDIFKKWHCIDSPIIVEDGEIMGYIDISTIDKKIADEVSMVIKLLAEKIASEYEKIVKEKELNEIKIKLNDNQIKILTLEAKGYRELDIAKALGIGVMTVKYHKRKIVEKLEVKNIKEAVAKAIKLNLIDMD